The genomic window GGTGTCGCCGCCTCGTACGCGACACCGGGAACCGGCGCGCACAGGTCGACCGCGATGATGTCGGCACCTTCCTGCGCGAGCCGGATCGCGTGACTGCGCCCCTGGCCACGTGCGGCACCCGTCACGAGTGCGACCTTTCCTGCGACCCGCCCCATGTCGTCTCCCTGTGTTCGGACAGCACTCGCGATGCTGCGCGGCACAGCGGACGACGAACTACGTCGGCTCCCGCTCAGCGGGACGCGGGGTCCGGGCTAGCCGGGCAGCCGGGTCGACTCGCCCTGGACGACGGTCACGTCGGGCGGCGGAGCGATCGGCAGCGTCTCGTCGGGCTCATCGCCGCCGACGATGTACTGCACCATCGCCTTCCGACTGATCTCCAGGTTCAACCGGATCGTGGTGATCGTCGGCGCGGAGATGTGCGCGATCAACGAGTCGTCGACGCCGACGACCCCGACGTCGTCCGGAACCGATCGACCGGCCCGGGCGATCCGGCCCAGCATCGCGAGCGCGACCTCGTCGTTGTAGCAGGCCAGCCCGACGTCGGGACTGTCGAACGACGCGTCCACGGCCGCCAGGTCGATCTCCACGGTGGGCAGCACCCGCATACCGTGCCGCACGGCCCAGTCCCGGGCGCCGGCCTCACGCGCTGCGGTGCCGAGGTAACCGGCGTCCGGAACCGGGCGCACCGGCGCAAGGGCGGGATAGCCGGCGGCGAAGAGGTGCGATGCCTGCAGCTCCCCGATCGACCGGTCCATCGCCTCGCGAGCGGACAGCGCTCCCTCGATCACCGTGATCCCGCTGGCCGCGAACGTGCCGTGCAGCCCCGGCGGTAGGGGCCCGGTGCACACGACCGCGAGCGGCCGCAGCCCGATGACCGCTTCTCGCACCGCATCGCTCGGCGACGCGATCTGGAGCAGGTGAGTGAGGCCGACCTCGGCGAGGTCCTCGCCCAGACTGTTCACGAAGTCCCAGAGTTGAGGTCCGACGGCGCGCTCGTGGACCATCGTGACGACGACGTCGCTCCGGCCGCGGCGCAGCGAGCGTCCCGCGTGCGACGGCCGGTAACCGAGTTCGCGAGCCGCCTCGCGCACCCGCGTCACGGTCTCGTCGGTGAACCGCTCGGTGTGCCCGTTCAGGATCTGACTGACGGCCGACCGGGAGACACCGGCGCGCTGCGCCACCTCTGCGCCGCTCACCACCCGGTCGCCACCTCCTCGTCGCGGACTCCGACCCTATCGCGCCCATCCGGCCTAGTTGACACGTTACAGCAACCTGTTGACACGTTACAGCAGACAATTTACGTTCAGCTTCCGCGCCAGCCCCGGTCCGCCAATGGAGGCACCGTGACCACCCCGCCCCCCTCGGCCGAGTCGCCCGAAGCCGTTACCGAGGCCGTTCTCGCCGGTCGGGACGACCTCCTCGCGGGTTCCGTCCCGTCGGACGTCCCGCCTCGGGTCGGACGCTGGGCCATCACGGTCTACGCGCTGACGATGTTCGGCTTCCAGCTGACGTTGCTCCTGCCGCTGCTGTTCAGCCTCGCCTACAAGGTCCAGGTGATCGATCCGGCGAACAAGGACTCCAGCCTGGGCTTCGTCCTCGGCGTCGGTGGGCTGATCAGCCTGGTCGCCGGTCCGCTCGCGGGGGTGCTCAGCGATGGAACCCGGTGGGCGTGGGGGCGGCGACGGCCCTGGGTGGTGGTCGGTTTCGCACTGTCCGCTCTCGGCGCGCTGATCATCGCCGCGGCGCCGACGGTCCTCGTCATGCTCCTCGGCTACCTCGTCGTCGGGCTGGCCAACTCCGCGGTCAGCGCAGCGATCAATCCGTTCCTCGCCGAACAGGTGCCCCCGGAACAACGCGGAACGGTCGGCGCACTCGGCGGCGCGACCGCCGCGATCGCGGGCGTCGGGTCGACGCTGCTCGGCAGCTTCCTGACCGGGAACACGTACCTGCTGTTCCTCACCCCGGTCGCCGTTCTCGGCTTAGCGGCGGTGCTGTACGTGCTGGTGATCCCCGATCGGCCGGCGCCCGAGGCCGCGCGCTTGGGATCCGTGCTCGACGTCTTCAAGAGCCTGTGGTTCAACCCGCTGAAGTACTCCGACTTCGCACTGGTCTGGGTGGGAAAACTCTGCCTGTCGTTCGGGTCGACGTTCTTCACCACCTATCAGCTCTACTTCGTGCAGGACCGTCTGGGGTTCACGGCGGAGCAGGCAGGACGTCAGCTCGCGGTCGTGGGCGGGCTCAGCCTGCTGGCCCTGGTCGGTTTCTCGATCGTCGGCGGGACGCTGTCCGATCGGTTCAAGCGCCGCAAGCCGTTCATCTACCTGGCGACCGCGCTGATCGCAGCGGGTCTCGCGGTCGCGGCGAGCGCATCCTCGATCCTGCTCTTCGCCGTCGGTGGTGTCCTGCTGTCGGCGGGCACCGGCGCGTTCACCTCGGTCGACCTCGCGCTCGCCTCCGACGTCCTGCCCGAGAAAGACAAGGCGGGCAAGTACATGGGGATCTACTACCTCTCCTCCAACATCGCCGCCGCCCTCGCGCCGCTGGTCGCTCCGCTGATCCTCGGGCTGGGCGGCGGAGGCAACTACGCGGTCCTGTTCCTCGCGGGCGCGGTCCTCGTTTTCGGTACCGGCGTGACCGCGGCGAACATCCGCGGCGTGCGCTGATTCGCATTCTGTAGAGGGGAGTACCGGTGACGGACGACATCGCGCTGGAGAAGAAGGTCACGCTGCTCTCCGGCCGCGACTTCTGGAGCACCGAGAGCCTTCCGGAGGCCGGCGTGGAGGGCGTGGCGATGGCGGACGGCCCGCACGGGCTGCGCCGGCAGTCCGGCGAGCACGACCACCTGGCGCTGTTCACCAGCGACCCGGCCACCTGCTTCCCCCCGGCGGTCGCCGTCGGGACGAGCTGGGACGTCGACGTCGCCGCGCGGATCGGTGCCGCGATCGGCCGGGAGGCGGTCGCGCAGGGCGTCGACCTCGTGCTCGGGCCCGGGGTCAACATCAAGCGCTCGCCGCTCTGCGGACGGAACTTCGAGTACTACTCGGAGGACCCGCACCTGTCCGGCGTGCTGGGCGCGGCGTTCGTCCGGGCCCTGCAGGCGCAGGGCCCCGGGGTGTCGGTCAAGCACTTCGCCGCGAACAACCAGGAGACGAACCGGCAGACGATCAGCGCCGACGTCGACGCACGCACGCTGCGGGAGATTTACCTCCCGGCGTTCGAGCGGGTCGTGCGGGAGGCCGCGCCGGCGACGGTCATGGCGGCCTACAACAAGGTGAACGGCGTCTTCGCGTCCGAGAACCGCTGGCTGCTCACCGATCTGCTGCGGAACGAGTGGGGTTTCGAGGGTGCGGTCGTCTCCGACTGGAACGCGGTGGTCGATCGTGTCGCCGCGCTGCGGGCCGGCCTCGATCTGGAGATGCCCGGGGGAAACGCGGGCCGGGGCCACGAGGTGCTCGCCGCGGTTCGAGCGGGCGAGCTCGACGAGTCCGTCGTCGACACCAGCGTGCGGCGGATCGCCGCGCTGGACGCCCGGCGCAGCGTGCACCGCGTCGACGTCGATCTGGATGCGCATCACGCACTGGCCCAGGAGCTCGCCGCCGAGTGCGCCGTTCTGCTCCGCAACGAGCGGAACACGCTGCCGCTCCGAGCCGGCGTCCGGATCGCCGTGCTCGGTGAGCTCGCCTCGCAGCCCCGGATCCAGGGCGGGGGAAGCGCGCACGTGAATCCCCATCGGGTCGACGTACCGGTCGACGAGATTCGGGCGTTGGCCGCCGCCCACGGATCGTCGGTGGTGTACACCGCGGGCTACCGGCTCGACGAGGCCACCCCCGACGAGCTCCGCGAGGAGGCGGTGCGGGCGGCCGCGGCGTGCGACGTCGCGATCGTGTTCGCCGGGCTCACCGAGCGCTGGGAGTCCGAAGGTGTCGACCGCGACTCGATCGACCTGCCCGCGGAGCAGGTCGCGCTCGTTCGCGCCGTCGCGAGCGCCGCCCCCCGGACGGTCGTCGTGCTGTCCAACGGCGGGATCGTCTCGCTCGAACCCTGGCACGACGACGTGGACGCCGTGCTGGAGGCTTTCGTCCTGGGACAGGGTGGCGGACGCGCGATCGCCGAGCTCCTGTTCGGCGTCCGCAGTCCGTCGGGGCATCTCGCCGAGACGATCCCGCTGCGCCTGCAGGACCACGCCAGCTCGCTGAACTTCCCGGGCGAGCAGGGTCACGTCCGCTACGGCGAGGGTGTGTACGTCGGCTACCGGCAGTTCAGCACGTTCGGCACGCCGGTCCGCTACCCGTTCGGCCACGGCTTGTCCTACACGACGTTCGTCACCCGCTCCCTGTCGGCGCAGGTGACCGGCCCGGACACCGTCACGGTCGAGGTCGAGGTCGAGAACACCGGCGAGCGGGCAGGCAAGCACGTCGTCCAGGTGTACGTCGGCACGACGGCCGGACCGGTGCGGCGCCCTACGCGCGAGCTGCGGGGGTTCACGAAGGTGGAGCTCGGCCCGGGGCAGGTCGAGACCGTGCGCTTCGAGCTCGACCGGCGCGCGTTCGCGTACTGGGACCTCGACGCCGACGCGTGGGTCGTCGCACCGGGCACCTATGCGGTGCAGGTGGGACCGGACGCCCACACGGTCGAGGTGTCGACGCGCGTGGAGCTGTCCGGTGACGTCCTCGCCCGCGCGATCACGCTGGACTCCGCGATCGGCGCCTGGCTGGAGCACCCGGTCATCGGGACGCCGACCCTGCGAGCGCTCGGATTCGCGAATGCTCCGATCTCCGACGAGCACCTGGCGATGGTCAAGTCGATGACCATGCGCCAGTTCATCACGATCTCCGGCCTCGATCTTCCGGTCGCCCGTCTGGAAGAGCTGGCCGCGACCTCACGCACCGCCTGAAAGGACTCCCGTCTTGCATCCCTACCGTGACGTGTCGCGGCCGGTCGACGACCGGGTCGCGGACCTGCTGGGCCGAATGACGCTGCCGGAGAAGGCCGCACAGCTCGCCGCGCCGTTCGCGTCGCTCGTCGACGTGCACACTCCGCCGCCGAACGGCTGGGGTGGCGTCGTCGCCGCGCTGGCCAGCCTGGAACTTCCCCCGCGGCAAATCGTCGCCAGGATCAACGAGCTGCAGCGCACGCACGTCGAGGACACCCGGCTGGGCATTCCGGTACTCGTCGCCGAGGAAGCACTGGTCGGATTGAAGATCCAGGGGGCGACCACCTACCCGGACGCGATCGCCCAGGCCGCGACCTGGAACCCGGAGCTGATCGAGCGGATGGCGACGGCGATCGGCACCCAGATGGCCCGCACCGGCGTGCGTCAGGCGCTGTCCCCGCTGGCC from Cryptosporangium minutisporangium includes these protein-coding regions:
- a CDS encoding LacI family DNA-binding transcriptional regulator, which translates into the protein MSGAEVAQRAGVSRSAVSQILNGHTERFTDETVTRVREAARELGYRPSHAGRSLRRGRSDVVVTMVHERAVGPQLWDFVNSLGEDLAEVGLTHLLQIASPSDAVREAVIGLRPLAVVCTGPLPPGLHGTFAASGITVIEGALSAREAMDRSIGELQASHLFAAGYPALAPVRPVPDAGYLGTAAREAGARDWAVRHGMRVLPTVEIDLAAVDASFDSPDVGLACYNDEVALAMLGRIARAGRSVPDDVGVVGVDDSLIAHISAPTITTIRLNLEISRKAMVQYIVGGDEPDETLPIAPPPDVTVVQGESTRLPG
- a CDS encoding MFS transporter, encoding MTTPPPSAESPEAVTEAVLAGRDDLLAGSVPSDVPPRVGRWAITVYALTMFGFQLTLLLPLLFSLAYKVQVIDPANKDSSLGFVLGVGGLISLVAGPLAGVLSDGTRWAWGRRRPWVVVGFALSALGALIIAAAPTVLVMLLGYLVVGLANSAVSAAINPFLAEQVPPEQRGTVGALGGATAAIAGVGSTLLGSFLTGNTYLLFLTPVAVLGLAAVLYVLVIPDRPAPEAARLGSVLDVFKSLWFNPLKYSDFALVWVGKLCLSFGSTFFTTYQLYFVQDRLGFTAEQAGRQLAVVGGLSLLALVGFSIVGGTLSDRFKRRKPFIYLATALIAAGLAVAASASSILLFAVGGVLLSAGTGAFTSVDLALASDVLPEKDKAGKYMGIYYLSSNIAAALAPLVAPLILGLGGGGNYAVLFLAGAVLVFGTGVTAANIRGVR
- a CDS encoding beta-glucosidase produces the protein MTDDIALEKKVTLLSGRDFWSTESLPEAGVEGVAMADGPHGLRRQSGEHDHLALFTSDPATCFPPAVAVGTSWDVDVAARIGAAIGREAVAQGVDLVLGPGVNIKRSPLCGRNFEYYSEDPHLSGVLGAAFVRALQAQGPGVSVKHFAANNQETNRQTISADVDARTLREIYLPAFERVVREAAPATVMAAYNKVNGVFASENRWLLTDLLRNEWGFEGAVVSDWNAVVDRVAALRAGLDLEMPGGNAGRGHEVLAAVRAGELDESVVDTSVRRIAALDARRSVHRVDVDLDAHHALAQELAAECAVLLRNERNTLPLRAGVRIAVLGELASQPRIQGGGSAHVNPHRVDVPVDEIRALAAAHGSSVVYTAGYRLDEATPDELREEAVRAAAACDVAIVFAGLTERWESEGVDRDSIDLPAEQVALVRAVASAAPRTVVVLSNGGIVSLEPWHDDVDAVLEAFVLGQGGGRAIAELLFGVRSPSGHLAETIPLRLQDHASSLNFPGEQGHVRYGEGVYVGYRQFSTFGTPVRYPFGHGLSYTTFVTRSLSAQVTGPDTVTVEVEVENTGERAGKHVVQVYVGTTAGPVRRPTRELRGFTKVELGPGQVETVRFELDRRAFAYWDLDADAWVVAPGTYAVQVGPDAHTVEVSTRVELSGDVLARAITLDSAIGAWLEHPVIGTPTLRALGFANAPISDEHLAMVKSMTMRQFITISGLDLPVARLEELAATSRTA